From one Anopheles bellator chromosome 1, idAnoBellAS_SP24_06.2, whole genome shotgun sequence genomic stretch:
- the LOC131208847 gene encoding uncharacterized protein LOC131208847 has translation MSLPKEWNLQASQECLDEYLRPKSLFSEDIEIPAHAADSRLFDAVYHPSIPDQRCRAPLNAALLAEFENSGSLFSIQSAPVSTARPEPANAPDPGPSAPPPAPPSAGSGAVAATSKIQEPAPGRADREQSANNDGTSLLDFLGVPLQSRPGAGGDRNDTLLRPSSLAIDAPYNPLKSHTVEPQPSTELDEDDNENLLTVSSLTARPLIAKSREIRNKKQRLHLQRQRKQVTSDSSEDDDDSPPDGGYGWIIVFGAFSVQFWVAGLVKSYGVLYVEIMENFANASATTASWIPAILSALCLVLAPLSSALCQRFSCRIVVIIGGVFCGLGLTLSYFATSLYHLLFTFGILTGIGGGLSTTPGIVIVSQYFEKHRALANGITISGTAAGSFVFPMLIERLIQLFGFHGTLLILGGCMLHVCVSGALYRPLEKKSDTEQSKDGTQFSSRTDFRDQLGHLSSSEDHLSKRCLEDLFLDDQTRGSKSNVDSKFVNITEKTLQESEDELKDILSSAIFLKPISSIRSCSILHSVEDLSTDSTCVYKNRASGYDSKRNSMRYRQHHQHQRSSDTQPPVVAGRPPPPPQAPAPEAVGSQTTLGVAADNEAPLLGPLLLAKDTINTGAPAGEPTTIPTVTSAASLMCPPAVPAPKALAQNNNRGLSKSMIIPTPVGDLNEIFDDAQYTVYKATLLEKISQYLDITLLQEITFILMCLSVALMSVGCPYMLFYLPAYVISAGYTKSEAGYLVAVSAALDLVGRLALGWLSDLDLFDRKKAYIVCILGAGTAVLTIPTSSNAWFVIVVSAGCYGLCLGSWYLLVPVLLADLFGTERISSSYGLVRMFQSIGAISVPPLAGLLRDMSGGYEICFYCMGVCMVLGAVPLLVIIVRDSIALKDKRLQLDRIA, from the exons ATGTCTCTGCCAAAAGAATGGAATCTCCAG GCATCGCAGGAGTGTCTCGACGAGTACCTCCGACCGAAAAGCCTCTTTTCCGAGGATATCGAAATACCGGCCCACGCGGCCGACAGCCGCCTGTTCGACGCCGTGTACCACCCGTCGATTCCGGACCAACGCTGCCGGGCACCGCTCAACGCGGCCCTGCTGGCCGAGTTCGAGAACAGTGGATCGCTGTTCTCGATCCAGTCAGCGCCGGTGTCTACGGCTCGGCCTGAGCCAGCCAACGCACCCGACCCAGGTCCGTcggctccaccaccggcaccaccatcggccgggtccggcgccgtcgccgccaccagcaaGATCCAGGAACCGGCTCCAGGAAGGGCAGACCGCGAGCAGAGTGCCAACAACGATGGCACCAGCTTGCTGGACTTTCTCGGTGTGCCGTTGCAAAGCCGACCGGGCGCTGGGGGCGACCGGAACGATACCCTGCTGCGCCCATCGTCACTGGCCATCGATGCACCGTATAATCCGCTCAAGTCGCACACAG TGGAGCCCCAGCCGTCGACCGAGCTGGATGAGGACGACAACGAGAACCTGCTGACCGTTTCGAGTTTAACTGCGCGGCCACTAATAGCGAAGTCGCGCGAGATACGGAACAAGAA GCAAAGACTCCATCTGCAGAGGCAGCGAAAGCAGGTCACGTCCGATTCgagcgaggacgacgacgacagcccACCGGACGGGGGGTACGGCTGGATCATCGTATTCGGTGCCTTCTCGGTGCAGTTCTGGGTCGCCGGGTTGGTCAAATCGTACGGCGTGCTGTACGTGGAGATAATGGAGAACTTTGCAAACgcgtcggccaccaccgcctcctgGATACCGGCCATCCTGTCGGCCCTCTGCTTGGTGCTAGCGCCGCTGTCGAGCGCCCTGTGCCAGCGCTTCTCCTGCCGCATCGTGGTCATCATTGGCGGTGTGTTCTGTGGTCTCGGGCTCACGCTCAGCTACTTCGCCACCAGCCTGTACCATCTACTGTTCACCTTCGGCATCCTGACCG GTATTGGCGGTGGTCTGTCGACCACACCcgggatcgtgatcgtgtcgCAGTACTTTGAGAAACATCGGGCCCTCGCCAACGGGATTACCATCTCGGGTACGGCCGCCGGTAGCTTCGTGTTTCCGATGCTCATCGAGCGGTTGATCCAGCTGTTCGGTTTTCACGGAACCCTGTTGATACTGG GCGGATGCATGCTGCACGTCTGCGTGTCCGGAGCGTTGTACCGGCCGCTGGAGAAGAAATCGGACACGGAACAATCGAAGGACGGGACCCAGTTTTCGTCGCGCACCGATTTCCGCGATCAGCTCGGGCACCTCAGCTCGTCGGAGGACCACCTGAGCAAGCGCTGCCTGGAGGACCTCTTTCTGGACGATCAGACCCGGGGTAGCAAGTCGAATGTCGACAGCAAGTTCG TCAACATTACGGAAAAAACGCTCCAAGAAAGTGAAGACGAACTGAAAGATATCCTCTCGAGTGCAATCTTTCTTAAGCCCATTTCGTCGATCCGAAGCTGCAGCATACTGCACTCGGTCGAAGACCTGAGCACCGATTCGACCTGCGTCTACAAGAACCGTGCCAGCGGGTACGACTCGAAGCGGAACAGTATGCGCtaccggcagcaccaccaacaccagcgaTCATCCGACACGCAACCGCCGGTGGTTGcaggacgaccaccaccgccaccgcaggCACCGGCTCCGGAAGCGGTCGGATCGCAAACGACTCTGGGCGTGGCGGCCGACAACGAAGCACCGCTGTTGGGCCCGTTGCTTCTGGCGAAGGACACGATCAacaccggggcaccggcggGGGAACCAACAACGATACCGACGGTCACGAGTGCGGCTTCCCTGATGTGCCCTCCGGCTGTACCGGCACCGAAGGCGCTGGCACAGAACAACAACCGAGGGCTGAGCAAGAGCATGATCATCCCGACGCCGGTGGGTGACCTGAACGAAATCTTCGACGACGCCCAGTACACGGTGTACAAGGCGACGCTACTGGAAAAGATAAGCCA ATATTTGGATATCACACTGCTGCAGGAGATCACGTTCATATTGATGTGCCTCTCGGTGGCTTTGATGTCGGTGGGATGCCCTTACATGCTGTTTTATCTGCCGGCCTACGTCATATCTGCGG GATACACCAAGTCGGAAGCGGGCTACTTGGTGGCAGTTAGTGCGGCCCTCGATCTAGTGGGACGACTGGCGTTGGGCTGGCTCTCGGATTTGGACCTGTTCGATCGCAAGAAAGCGTACATTGTTTG CATTCTAGGAGCGGGGACCGCCGTGCTCACCATaccgaccagcagcaacgccTGGTTCGTTATAGTGGTCAGCGCCGGCTGCTACGGGCTGTGCCTGGGCAGTTGGTATCTTCTGGTCCCGGTGCTACTGGCCGACCTGTTCGGAACGGAGCGCATTAGCTCCAGCTATGGCTTGGTTCGGATGTTCCAAAGTATTGGTGCAATCTCGGTGCCACCACTAGCAG GTTTGCTGCGCGACATGTCCGGTGGGTATGAGATCTGTTTCTACTGCATGGGCGTTTGTATGGTGCTCGGGGCTGTGCCGTTGCTCGTTATCATCGTACGGGATTCGATCGCCCTGAAGGACAAGCGGCTACAGCTGGACAGGATTGCGTAA
- the LOC131206600 gene encoding phospholipase A2-like — MAREFQVRCSKLLYKNVETFDFDNEIDGQPGDQGKSRANRTQERINLTVPGTKWCGPGNTASDYEDLGSNSEVDKCCRDHDHCDNIPAGETKYGLKNNDYFTRLHCKCDRDFQSCLHKVNTTFSNKLGNFYFTVRDQCYKKQHPIVDCAEHTNKIFLRRCVRYVLDTSRSDTWQWFDLPFYDGNMFDGF, encoded by the exons ATGGCAC GTGAATTTCAGGTGCGCTGCTCGAAGCTGTTGTACAAAAATGTGGAAACGTTCGACTTCGACAACGAAATAGATGGGCAGCCCGGAGACCAGGGGAAATCCCGAGCCAATCGGACCCAGGAAAGGATTAATTTGACCGTGCCAG GCACCAAGTGGTGCGGACCTGGCAACACGGCCAGCGACTACGAAGATTTGGGCTCCAACTCGGAGGTAGACAAGTGCTGCCGTGATCACGATCACTGCGACAACATACCGGCCGGTGAAACGAAATATGGCCTTAAAAACAACGATTACTTCACAAG ATTACATTGCAAGTGCGATCGCGACTTTCAGAGCTGCCTGCACAAGGTTAACACAACGTTTTCCAACAAACTTGGGAACTTTTACTTTACCGTGCGCGATCAGTGCTACAAGAAGCAACACCCGATAGTGGACTGTGCCGAACATACGAACAA AATTTTTCTCCGACGATGTGTCCGGTACGTTCTGGACACTTCACGCAGCGATACCTGGCAGTGGTTCGATCTTCCGTTCTACGACGGTAACATGTTCGATGGCTTTTAG
- the LOC131211355 gene encoding aquaporin-11 isoform X1, producing the protein MATIEQLGYSAFFIALTCIIAIVARKLNERMSKDGLVKDLFFEAIAAAELCGCCFELIVVADNFGVATYAVFLFALTIWWGRSWGSATACPYTYMEQIVEGEVSMKEAALKIWAQLMGGCAIFRYVQLYWWLELAETHEGRAFEDCKADLQVNLYLGAFIEGFATLCCRLASKVISEKDAKFGAMIDSFIGTSLVVAVYRTAIFVFAAFNYSGGYFNPVLATALKWGCAGNSALEHIIVYWIGSCVGAVLSVPLFKTATFREMFLTEKPKAD; encoded by the exons ATGGCGACCATTGAACAGCTGGGATACAGTGCTTTCTTCATTGCACTCACCTGCATCATCGCGATCGTGGCCCGCAAGCTGAACGAACGCATGTCGAAGGATGGGCTGGTGAAGGATCTATTCTTTGAggcgatcgccgccgccgaactgTGCGGATGTTGTTTCGAACTGATCGTGG TGGCCGATAACTTTGGTGTTGCTACCTATGCGGTGTTCCTGTTCGCGCTGACCATATGGTGGGGCCGCAGCTGGGGCTCAGCCACGGCGTGCCCCTACACCTATATGGAGCAAATTGTCGAAG GCGAAGTCAGCATGAAGGAAGCGGCGCTCAAGATCTGGGCCCAGCTGATGGGCGGATGTGCCATATTCCGTTACGTGCAGCTGTATTGGTGGCTCGAGCTGGCTGAAACACACGAAGGACGGGCGTTCGAGGACTGCAAAGCTGATCTTCAG GTCAATCTCTATCTCGGTGCTTTCATCGAGGGCTTCGCCACGCTCTGCTGCCGGCTGGCCTCGAAGGTGATATCGGAGAAGGATGCAAAGTTCGGTGCGATGATCGACTCGTTCATCGGCACCAGCCTAGTCGTTGCCG TTTATCGCACAgctatttttgtgtttgcagcCTTCAACTACTCCGGCGGCTACTTCAACCCGGTGCTGGCGACCGCCCTGAAGTGGGGCTGTGCCGGCAACTCCGCTCTGGAACACATCATCGTGTACTGGATCGGATCGTGTGTTGGCGCAGTGCTGTCGGTCCCCCTATTCAAAACGGCCACCTTCCGTGAAATGTTCCTGACAGAGAAACCAAAGGCCGACTAA
- the LOC131211355 gene encoding aquaporin-11 isoform X2, which translates to MATIEQLGYSAFFIALTCIIAIVARKLNERMSKDGLVKDLFFEAIAAAELCGCCFELIVVADNFGVATYAVFLFALTIWWGRSWGSATACPYTYMEQIVEGEVSMKEAALKIWAQLMGGCAIFRYVQLYWWLELAETHEGRAFEDCKADLQVNLYLGAFIEGFATLCCRLASKVISEKDAKFGAMIDSFIGTSLVVAAFNYSGGYFNPVLATALKWGCAGNSALEHIIVYWIGSCVGAVLSVPLFKTATFREMFLTEKPKAD; encoded by the exons ATGGCGACCATTGAACAGCTGGGATACAGTGCTTTCTTCATTGCACTCACCTGCATCATCGCGATCGTGGCCCGCAAGCTGAACGAACGCATGTCGAAGGATGGGCTGGTGAAGGATCTATTCTTTGAggcgatcgccgccgccgaactgTGCGGATGTTGTTTCGAACTGATCGTGG TGGCCGATAACTTTGGTGTTGCTACCTATGCGGTGTTCCTGTTCGCGCTGACCATATGGTGGGGCCGCAGCTGGGGCTCAGCCACGGCGTGCCCCTACACCTATATGGAGCAAATTGTCGAAG GCGAAGTCAGCATGAAGGAAGCGGCGCTCAAGATCTGGGCCCAGCTGATGGGCGGATGTGCCATATTCCGTTACGTGCAGCTGTATTGGTGGCTCGAGCTGGCTGAAACACACGAAGGACGGGCGTTCGAGGACTGCAAAGCTGATCTTCAG GTCAATCTCTATCTCGGTGCTTTCATCGAGGGCTTCGCCACGCTCTGCTGCCGGCTGGCCTCGAAGGTGATATCGGAGAAGGATGCAAAGTTCGGTGCGATGATCGACTCGTTCATCGGCACCAGCCTAGTCGTTGCCG cCTTCAACTACTCCGGCGGCTACTTCAACCCGGTGCTGGCGACCGCCCTGAAGTGGGGCTGTGCCGGCAACTCCGCTCTGGAACACATCATCGTGTACTGGATCGGATCGTGTGTTGGCGCAGTGCTGTCGGTCCCCCTATTCAAAACGGCCACCTTCCGTGAAATGTTCCTGACAGAGAAACCAAAGGCCGACTAA
- the LOC131206607 gene encoding sulfite oxidase, mitochondrial has product MLTRQIVRTIRFHRPNGAGQVVTLASIAGAGTGDRGRSPLDSRERGHQSGGNESSDNVLPTLSLIFGGSIMTYLITEKIKKKPTKVYAKEASLDEIRKAHDTPRKDLPEFTMDEIVKHNAPVPGIWVTYGIGVYDITSFVPKHPGSDKVMLAAGGAIDPFWHIFQQHNTLEVLTLLETFRIGNLRQDDVVGTADLHDPWAAEPKRHPILRPATLKPFNAEPPPAVLMDSFLTPNEFFYVRNHLPVPEVDLQTYELELENEKTQDGRTIRFEDIRKYPKHTVTATIMCGGNRRSEMMEVKPIKGLSWGPSAVGNAQWSGARLRDILRDAGVREDDEDGHVQFEGLDTDPTSTAYGASIPLAKAMDPRGDVILAYEMNGQPLTRDHGFPIRVIVPGVVGSRNVKWLGRIVVSRDESSSHWQQNDYKSFSPSTDWDTVDFKTAPAIQNMPVTSAICVPANGATVEAADGFVMVKGYAWSGGGSAIVRVDLTADGGKSWIVANLDEEDKSAGPGRRWSWTLWTAKIPVSPGQKGPLEIWSKAVDSNYNTQPETFANIWNLRGVVGNAYSRVRINVK; this is encoded by the exons ATGCTCACAAGACAAATAGTTCGTACGATCAG ATTTCATCGCCCAAATGGGGCCGGACAAGTGGTGACCCTAGCTAGCATAGCGGGAGCGGGAACGGGGGATAGGGGAAGATCGCCGTTGGACTCTCGGGAACGAGGTCATCAATCAGGCGGCAACGAATCAAGTGACAATGTGCTGCCGACATTGTCACTCATCTTTGGAGGATCAATTATGACATACCTGATAACGGAAAAGATAA AGAAAAAACCGACGAAAGTCTACGCTAAAGAAGCATCACTGGACGAGATCCGCAAAGCGCACGATACGCCACGGAAGGATCTGCCCGAGTTCACGATGGACGAGATCGTGAAGCACAACGCCCCGGTGCCCGGCATCTGGGTAACGTACGGAATCGGTGTCTACGATATCACCTCGTTCGTACCGAAGCACCCGGGCAGCGACAAGGtgatgctggccgccggtggtgccaTCGATCCCTTCTGGCACATCTTTCAGCAGCACAACACGCTGGAGGTGTTGACGCTACTGGAAACGTTCCGCATCGGGAACCTGCGGCAGGACGACGTGGTTGGTACGGCGGACCTACACGATCCGTGGgcagcggaaccgaaacgcCATCCCATCCTGCGGCCGGCCACCTTGAAACCGTTCAACGCGGAACCTCCACCAGCGGTGCTGATGGACAGTTTTCTAACCCCCAA TGAGTTTTTCTACGTCCGCAACCACTTGCCGGTGCCTGAGGTGGATCTCCAAACTTACGAACTGGAGCTGGAGAACGAGAAGACGCAAGACGGCAGGACGATCCGGTTCGAAGATATTCGGAAGTACCCGAAGCACACCGTGACGGCGACGATAATGTGCGGTGGCAATCGGCGCAGCGAAATGATGGAGGTGAAACCAATCAAGGGTCTGTCGTGGGGTCCGTCGGCGGTCGGAAACGCGCAATGGAGTGGCGCCCGGCTGCGCGATATTCTGCGCGATGCCGGTGTacgcgaagacgacgaagacggccACGTGCAGTTTGAGGGACTGGATACGGATCCCACCAGCACAGCTTACGGTGCTTCCATTCCGCTCGCCAAAGCGATGGATCCACGTGGAGACGTCATTCTGGCGTATGAAATGAACGGTCAACCGTTGACCCGTGATCACGGATTTCCGATTCGAGTGATCGTGCCGGGTGTGGTCGGTTCGCGGAATGTGAAATGGTTGGGACGGATTGTTGTTTCGCGGGACGAAAGCAGCTCGCATTGGCAGCAGAACGACTACAAATCCTTCAGTCCGAGCACCGACTGGGATACGGTAGATTTTAAAACGGCACCGGCCATTCAGAACATGCCAGTCACGTCGGCGATCTGTGTGCCGGCAAACGGTGCCACGGTGGAAGCGGCCGATGGATTTGTGATGGTGAAAGGATACGCTTGGTCGGGTGGTGGTTCCGCCATCGTGCGCGTCGATCtgacggccgacggtggcaaGAGTTGGATCGTCGCCAATCTGGATGAGGAGGACAAGAGTGCGGGCCCTGGACGGCGCTGGTCGTGGACACTGTGGACGGCCAAGATTCCCGTTAGCCCCGGACAGAAGGGGCCACTAGAAATATGGTCCAAAGCGGTCGATTCCAACTACAACACGCAGCCGGAAACGTTCGCCAACATCTGGAACCTGCGTGGGGTCGTCGGCAATGCGTACAGTCGCGTGCGGATCAATGTGAAATAG
- the LOC131212141 gene encoding heat shock 70 kDa protein cognate 5 — translation MLKAAKYISRSLVENRGLLQNGGALSNNVLARFKSEQVKGAVIGIDLGTTNSCVAVMEGKNAKVIENAEGARTTPSHVAFSKDGERLVGMPAKRQAVTNSANTFYATKRLIGRRFDDAEIKKDLANLSYKVVKASNGDAWVQGSDGKMYSPSQIGAFVLMKMKETAEGYLNTPIKNAVITVPAYFNDSQRQATKDAGQIAGLNVLRVINEPTAAALAYGMDKSEDKIIAVYDLGGGTFDISILEIQKGVFEVKSTNGDTLLGGEDFDNHILNYLAQEFKKEQGIDVKKDAMAMQRLKEAAEKAKCELSSSVQTDINLPYLTMDASGPKHLNLKLTRAKLETLVGDLIKRTVAPCQKAMSDAEVKKSDIGEVLLVGGMSRMPKVQSLVQEIFGRQPSRAVNPDEAVAVGAAVQGGVLAGDVTDVLLLDVTPLSLGIETLGGVFTRLINRNTTIPTKKSQVFSTAADGQTQVEIKVHQGEREMATDNKMLGSFTLVGIPPAPRGVPQIEVVFDIDANGIVHVSARDKGTGKEQQIVIQSSGGLSKDEIENMIKNAEQYAQADKQKKDRIEAVNQAEGIVHDTESKMEEFKDQLPKEECDKLREEIAKVREILANKDEADPEEVRKTTSALQQSSLKLFEMAYKKMASEREGSGSGSSSSSSGSSSSGSEEAEKKENKN, via the exons ATGCTGAAGGCAGCCAAATATATCTCCCGCTCGCTGGTGGAAAACCGCGGCCTGCTGCAGAAT GGAGGAGCGCTCTCCAACAATGTGCTTGCCCGGTTCAA ATCGGAGCAGGTCAAGGGTGCCGTCATCGGTATCGATCTCGGTACCACAAACTCGTGCGTCGCCGTGATGGAaggcaaaaatgcaaaagtaaTCGAGAATGCCGAAGGTGCCCGCACAACTCCTTCGCATGTGGCGTTCTCGAAGGACGGCGAACGGTTGGTGGGGATGCCGGCGAAGCGCCAGGCAGTCACCAACTCGGCCAACACGTTCTACGCTACCAAGCGACTGATCGGTCGCCGGTTCGATGATGCGGAAATCAAGAAAGATCTGGCCAACCTGTCCTACAAAGTGGTGAAGGCCTCCAACGGGGACGCCTGGGTGCAGGGCAGCGACGGCAAGATGTACTCTCCGAGCCAGATCGGAGCGTTCGtgttgatgaagatgaaggAAACGGCCGAAGGGTACCTGAACACGCCGATCAAGAATGCGGTCATCACGGTGCCAGCGTACTTTAACGACTCGCAGCGTCAGGCGACGAAGGACGCGGGACAGATCGCCGGTCTGAATGTGCTGCGTGTGATCAACgaaccgacggcggccgcgctGGCGTACGGGATGGACAAGAGTGAGGACAAAATCATCGCCGTGTACGATCTCGGTGGTGGTACGTTCGACATTTCCATCCTCGAGATCCAGAAGGGTGTGTTCGAGGTGAAGTCGACCAACGGGGACACGCTGCTGGGCGGTGAAGATTTCGACAACCACATCCTCAACTATCTGGCACAGGAGTTCAAGAAGGAACAGGGAATCGACGTCAAGAAGGATGCAATGGCCATGCAGCGGTTGAAGGAGGCGGCCGAGAAGGCCAAGTGCgaactgtcgtcgtcggtgcaaaCGGACATCAATCTGCCGTACCTGACGATGGACGCGTCCGGCCCGAAACACCTCAATCTAAAGTTAACGCGCGCCAAACTCGAAACGCTGGTCGGTGATTTGATCAAGCGCACGGTCGCCCCCTGCCAGAAGGCCATGTCCGACGCGGAAGTGAAAAAATCGGACATCGGTGAAGTGTTGCTGGTCGGTGGAATGTCCCGCATGCCGAAGGTACAGTCGCTGGTGCAGGAAATATTCGGGCGCCAACCGTCTCGGGCGGTCAATCCCGATGAAGCCGTGGCCGTTGGAGCCGCCGTTCAGGGCGGTGTGCTGGCGGGTGATGTGAccgatgtgctgctgctggatgtgACCCCGCTTTCGCTCGGCATTGAAACCCTCGGTGGAGTGTTCACGCGGTTGATCAACCGTAACACGACGATTCCGACGAAAAAATCGCAAGTCTTCTCGACGGCCGCCGATGGGCAGACACAGGTGGAGATTAAGGTGCACCAGGGCGAACGAGAGATGGCCACCGACAACAAGATGCTGGGATCGTTCACGCTCGTCGGTATTCCGCCAGCACCGCGCGGAGTGCCCCAGATCGAGGTCGTGTTTGATATTGACGCGAACGGCATCGTACACGTTTCGGCACGCGATAAGGGCACTGGAAAGGAACAGCAAA TCGTCATTCAATCGTCCGGTGGTCTCAGCAAAGATGAGATTGAGAACATGATCAAGAACGCAGAACAGTACGCACAGGCCGACAAGCAGAAGAAGGACCGAATCGAAGCCGTCAACCAGGCCGAGGGTATTGTGCACGACACCGAGTCCAAGATGGAAGAGTTCAAGGATCAGCTACCAAAGGAAGAG TGCGACAAACTGCGTGAGGAAATCGCAAAGGTGCGCGAAATTCTGGCCAACAAGGATGAAGCCGATCCGGAGGAAGTTCGCAAAACCACCAGCGCCCTGCAACAGTCATCTCTGAAGCTGTTCGAGATGGCATACAAAAAG ATGGCTTCGGAACGTGAGGGCAgcggtagcggcagcagcagcagtagcagcggaagcagcagtAGTGGATCGGAAGAAGccgagaagaaggaaaacaaaaactaa
- the LOC131212158 gene encoding ras-related protein Rab-18-B-like, whose product MNPDRILATFKILIIGESGVGKSSLMLRFTENDFDSDQALTIGVDFKTKTLDIDGVKVKLAIWDTAGQERFRTLTPSYYRDAQGAILVYDVTKKDTFQKLESWLNELEIYGTRNNMAKMVVGNKIDQPDRTITRDEGFRFAKKHRMMFIETSAKTSEGVKDAFEEVVRKIMETDGLWERNDYGDGVDLHGNRTHPAAGGCSC is encoded by the exons ATGAACCCGGACCGGATTTTAGCGacttttaaaattttaatcataGGCGAAAGTGGAGTAGGAAAATCCAG TTTGATGCTGCGATTCACAGAGAACGACTTCGACAGCGATCAAGCGCTCACGATCGGGGTGGACTTTAAGACAAAAACGCTCGACATCGACGGCGTGAAGGTGAAGCTGGCCATCTGGGATAcggccggccaggaacggTTCCGGACGCTCACGCCCAGCTACTACCGGGACGCGCAAGGTGCGATACTGGTGTATGACGtcacgaaaaaggacacattcCAGAAGCTCGAATCGTGGCTGAACGAGCTAGAGATCTACGGCACGCGCAACAACATGGCCAAAATGGTCGTCGGCAACAAGATCGaccagccggaccggaccatcACGAGGGACGagggtttccggtttgccAAAAAGCACCGCATGATGTTCATCGAAACGTCCGCGAAAACCAGCGAGGGGGTTAAGGATGCATTTGAGGAAGTAGTTCGGAAG ATAATGGAAACGGACGGTCTCTGGGAGCGGAACGATTACGGCGATGGAGTTGATCTACACGGAAACCGTACCCACccggccgctggtggctgCTCCTGTTAA